The Scomber scombrus chromosome 22, fScoSco1.1, whole genome shotgun sequence genome has a window encoding:
- the LOC134004576 gene encoding serine/threonine-protein kinase 38-like, with translation MTGGTAASLPMSNHTRERVTVAKLTLENFYSTLLTQHEEREMRQKKLEKAMEDEGLPDEEKVMRRSQHARKETEFLRLKRTRLGLDDFESLKVIGRGAFGEVRLVQKKDTGHIYAMKILRKADMLEKEQVAHIRAERDILVEADGAWVVKMFYSFQDKRNLYLIMEFLPGGDMMTLLMKKDTLSEEATQFYIAETVLAIDSIHQLGFIHRDIKPDNLLLDSRGHVKLSDFGLCTGLKKAHRTEFYRNLTHNPPSDFSFQNMNSKRKAETWKKNRRQLAYSTVGTPDYIAPEVFMQTGYNKLCDWWSLGVIMYEMLIGYPPFCSETPQETYRKVMNWKETLVFPPEVPISERAKDLILRYCTDAENRVGAVTVEEIKSHQFFESVDWEHIRERPAAISIEIKSIDDTSNFDDFPESDILQPANSTEPDFKSKDWVFLNYTYKRFEGLTQRGTIPTYMKAGKA, from the exons ATGACGGGGGGGACTGCAGCTTCCCTCCCCATGAGCAACCACACCCGAGAGAGGGTGACCGTGGCCAAGCTGACACTGGAAAACTTCTACAGCACTCTGCTCACCCAGCACGAGGAGCGCGAGATGAG GCAGAAGAAGCTGGAGAAGGCCATGGAAGATGAGGGTTTACCAGACGAGGAG AAAGTAATGCGTCGCTCGCAGCACGCTCGTAAGGAGACAGAGTTTCTGCGGCTGAAGAGGACGCGGCTGGGATTGGACGACTTCGAGTCCCTCAAAGTCATTGGACGAGGTGCTTTCGGAGAG GTTCGTTTGGTGCAGAAAAAAGACACGGGGCACATTTACGCCATGAAGATTTTAAGGAAAGCAGACATGCTGGAGAAGGAACAG GTTGCTCATATCCGAGCAGAGAGGGATATTTTAGTAGAGGCAGACGGTGCCTGGGTGGTGAAGATGTTCTACAGCTTCCAGGACAAGAGGAACCTCTACCTCATCATGGAGTTCCTGCCTGGAG GCGACATGATGACCCTGCTGATGAAAAAGGACACTCTGTCGGAAGAGGCCACCCAGTTCTACATCGCAGAGACCGTGCTGGCCATCGACTCCATCCACCAGCTGGGCTTCATCCACAGAGACATCAAACCAGACAACCTGCTGCTGGACTCCAGG GGACACGTGAAGCTGTCAGATTTTGGTCTGTGTACAGGACTAAAGAAGGCTCACCGCACAGAATTTTACAGAAACCTGACGCACAACCCGCCCAGCGACTTCT CCTTTCAAAACATGAACTCCAAGAGGAAAGCAGAGACCTGGAAAAAGAACCGGAGGCAGCTG GCTTATTCCACCGTGGGAACACCAGACTACATCGCCCCTGAAGTCTTCATGCAGACGGGATACAACAAGCTGTGTGACTGGTGGTCTCTGGGTGTCATCATGTATGAGATGCTCATCG GTTATCCACCCTTTTGCTCGGAGACACCACAGGAGACGTACAGGAAAGTGATGAACTGGAAGGAAACCCTCGTCTTTCCACCTGAAGTCCCCATTTCAGAGAGGGCCAAAGACTTGATATTACG gtatTGCACTGATGCTGAGAACAGGGTTGGAGCAGTGACTGTGGAGGAGATCAAAAGTCATCAGTTCTTTGAGTCGGTGGACTGGGAACACATAAG GGAGCGGCCTGCAGCCATCTCCATCGAAATCAAGAGTATCGACGACACCTCGAACTTTGACGACTTCCCCGAATCAGACATCCTTCAGCCAG ccAATTCGACGGAGCCAGACTTTAAATCAAAGGACTGGGTGTTCCTCAACTACACGTACAAACGCTTCGAGGGCCTGACTCAACGAGGCACCATCCCCACATACATGAAGGCAGGGAAGGCCTGA